Proteins from one Setaria italica strain Yugu1 chromosome V, Setaria_italica_v2.0, whole genome shotgun sequence genomic window:
- the LOC101771105 gene encoding GPI ethanolamine phosphate transferase 3 — translation MSPPASRRRRSRLLSWPLLFVAILVVHSLAVYLFTRGFLLTRTELDLHSSRDDRPPQGDVSTGCASWPPPAVDRLVIVVLDALRFDFVAPSTFFQEKHPWMDKLQVLQKLAANEKTSARIFKALADPPTTSLQRLKALTTGGLPTFIDVGNSFGAPAIVEDNIMHQLVKNGKRVVMMGDDTWIQLYPEHFNKSFPYPSFNVKDLDTVDNGVIEHLLPSLHKNDWDVLIAHFLGVDHAGHIFGVDSTPMIQKLEQYNQILEGVIDTLRSLSKPGGTHENTLLLVMGDHGQTLNGDHGGGTAEEVETSLFAWSPKTPPDAVLSVLDDSSCNVDLHGEEVCISTMQQLDFAATISALLGIPFPFGSIGHVNPELYALSTGTWDNQRMGTNACTSQNDLESWMRRYAEVLCVNCWQVKRYIDQYSATSVIGFPSEDLQHIMNLYSRAQANWSASLRTTCSSDTGSQEKSEGEGSVLPQQIDAYTDFLQTFAKLARSAWTEFDLWSMSMGLLLMILTVIIQSCTLVKLNTICQPSDQKRAGSSIIPKLSFAFALVVIRAASFLSNSYILAEGRVANFLLATSCITSVWHSMVKGKFRIENLVFLLLNIFARFGIEIGMSKQLPAPAITKDHSVSAFCKIFGVNSCNILLEIFPIISLAIVAYIILKWLSHAIHQRFLKYFVLCGTMVSYVSIAFHWASETTLFLHSGTVQEFGRSLAPRFVYAIGGLSLAVSALYRIFSPADHLKMNIRITILSAVMLCSWSPTILILLGRQGPFVALICMTGAWCIIKLQQKHQRESELCVADPVSVTQWSLLAVCLFYLTGHWCTFDGLRYGAAFIGFDHFHIIRQGLLLSIDTFGVSHILPILSLPFIGMVWYNTTSKDNKLNGVILNNITQVLLMYGLITAIPATLTIICVTIQRRHLMVWGLFAPKYVFDAIGLLLTDLLICLASLYYS, via the exons atgtcgccgccggcgagccgccgccgccgatctcgGCTCCTCAGCTGGCCGCTGCTGTTCGTCGCGATCCTCGTGGTCCACTCGCTGGCCGTCTACCTCTTCACCCGCGGCTTCCTCCTCACCCGCACCGAGCTGGACCTCCACAGCAGCCGCGATGACCGCCCACCGCAGGGCGACGTCTCCACCGGGTGCGCCTCCTGGCCCCCGCCCGCCGTCGACCGCCTCGTTATCGTCGTCCTCGACGCGCTCAG GTTCGATTTCGTGGCGCCGAGTACCTTCTTTCAAG AAAAGCACCCGTGGATGGACAAGTTACAGGTCTTGCAGAAGCTTGCTGCCAATGAAAAGACCTCCGCAAGGATCTTCAAAGCACTTGctgatccaccgaccaccagcCTCCAGCGCCTTAAG GCTCTCACCACGGGTGGTCTCCCTACCTTTATTGATGTTGGCAATAGCTTTGGTGCGCCCGCAATAGTAGAAGATAATATAATGCATCAG TTGGTTAAAAATGGAAAGAGAGTAGTCATGATGGGAGATGATACATGGATACAGCTGTACCCTGAACACTTCAACAAGTCATTCCCGTACCCTTCCTTTAATGTTAAAGACCTTGACACG GTAGATAATGGTGTAATTGAGCACTTGCTTCCATCTCTTCACAAAAATGATTGGGATGTTCTTATTGCACATTTTCTTGGTGTG GACCATGCAGGGCATATATTTGGTGTTGACTCAACCCCGATGATCCAGAAGTTAGAGCAATATAATCAGATCCTGGAG GGTGTTATTGACACATTGAGAAGTCTGTCCAAACCTGGTGGCACCCATGAGAACACTTTGCTTTTGGTAATGGGCGATCATGGTCAAACCCTGAATGGTGACCACGGAGGGGGAACCGCTGAAGAG GTTGAAACATCTCTATTTGCATGGAGTCCAAAGACCCCACCAGATGCAGTCTTGTCTGTTCTTGATGATAGTTCATGCAATGTTGATCTG CACGGGGAAGAGGTGTGCATCAGCACTATGCAGCAG CTTGATTTTGCAGCGACTATATCAGCACTTCTTGGCATACCCTTTCCCTTTGGAAG CATTGGGCATGTAAACCCAGAATTGTATGCCTTGAGCACCGGGACATGGGATAATCAAAGGATGGGTACCAATGCTTGTACATCGCAGAATGATCTAGAATCATGGATGAGGAGATATGCTGAAGTTCTCTGTGTAAATTGTTGGCAG GTAAAGAGATACATTGATCAATACTCTGCTACTTCTGTTATTGGTTTTCCATCAGAAGACCTGCAACATATCATGAATCTGTATTCAAGAGCTCAGGCAAATTGGTCAGCTTCTCTGAGAACTACTTGTTCATCAGATACGGGTAGTCAAGAAAAATCTGAGGGGGAAGGTTCAGTTCTGCCGCAGCAAATTGATGCATACACTGACTTCTTGCAGACTTTTGCAAAGCTTGCTCGCTCTGCTTGGACAGAGTTTGATTTGTGGTCGATGAGCATGGGCCTTTTACTTATGATATTGACAGTTATTATTCAGTCTTGTACACTTGTAAAGCTGAACACCATATGTCAACCTTCAGATCAGAAGAGGGCCGGTTCAAGCATCATTCCCAAACTTTCCTTTGCTTTTGCTTTAGTTGTGATTCGAGCAGCTAGTTTCTTATCAAACAGCTATATAT TGGCAGAAGGTAGGGTTGCAAATTTTCTTTTGGCCACGAGTTGTATCACCAGTGTGTGGCACTCAATGGTGAAAGGGAAATTCAGGATAGAA AACTtggtttttcttcttctaaataTTTTCGCACGGTTTGGAATTGAGATTGGGATGTCAAAACAATTGCCTGCCCCAGCAATTACAAAGGATCACTCTGTGAGCGCCTTTTGTAAAATATTTGGTGTTAATTCTTGCAACATCCTCTTGGAGATATTCCCCATCATATCTCTTGCCATTGTGGCTTACATTATATTGAAGTGGCTATCCCATGCAATCCATCAGAGGTTCTTGAAGTACTTTGTTTTGTGTGGAACGATGGTGAGTTATGTATCTATAGCGTTTCATTGGGCTTCGGAGACTACTTTGTTTTTACATTCTGGAACTGTTCAAGAGTTTGGAAGAAGTTTAGCTCCTCGTTTTGTTTATGCTATTGGAGGTCTATCACTAGCTGTTTCTGCACTTTATCGGATATTTAGCCCAGCTGATCATTTGAAGATGAACATAAGGATAACTATTTTATCAGCTGTCATGCTATGTTCTTGGAGTCCAACTATCTTGATCCTGTTGGGAAGGCAAGGCCCATTTGTGGCATTAATTTGCATGACAGGAG CTTGGTGTATCATAAAGTTACAGCAGAAACATCAGAGAGAATCAGAACTCTGTGTGGCTGACCCTGTTTCAGTGACTCAGTGGAGCCTCCTCGCAGTTTGTTTATTTTATCTGACAGGTCACTG GTGTACGTTTGATGGCCTCCGATATGGTGCAGCTTTCATTGG TTTTGATCATTTCCATATCATTCGACAAGGTCTTCTACTTTCCATCGACACCTTTGGTGTTTCTCATATCCTGCCAATTCTAAGCCTTCCATTTATTGGCATGGTGTGGTACAATACCACTTCCAAGGACAACAAGCTGAACGGTGTCATTCTCAACAATATAACTCAG GTGCTTTTGATGTATGGTCTTATAACAGCAATCCCTGCTACATTGACAATCATATGCGTCACTATTCAAAGGCGTCACTTAATG GTTTGGGGTTTGTTTGCTCCAAAATATGTATTTGATGCGATTGGGCTTCTGCTGACAGACTTGTTAATTTGTTTGGCATCTCTCTACTACAGCTGA
- the LOC101771762 gene encoding probable glycerol-3-phosphate acyltransferase 3, with protein MAMKPSSFSKPFLSLFFLLLRKLAGRRHHRGRMAATKPNPPPPPLPSLDRLHGRTLVVDVEAWILRPPVCAFPYFMLVAVEAGGFLRGLLLLLLYPLLCLLGEGARARAMATVALVGLEEKEVARVGRAVLPKFFLEAAAAEGVAAVRAAARVVAVSATFPRVMVDGFLREYVGVDAVVGPEVRSVGGVLAGLVDEEDAAEMAAKRLRALFGAELEAAGKKDAGNGAVGLVGAASSGRVHYLFSSYYCKETFAVSEADARGWRPLPRDRYPRPLVFHDGRLAFAPTPPAALAMYTFLPFAVALVTFRTVAFSFLPYRVCFPVGALTGMHYRLVGGRVPGQSSGGGGRLYVCNHRTLLDPIIVAAALGKPVTAVTYSLSPVSELIAPIRTARLTRDREEDRRNMAALLARGDHLVVCPEGTTCREEYLLRLSPLFAELGAGVNPVALDTRVGMFYGTSTKPGAKWMDPFYFMMNPRPAYRVEFLPCAATAAAGRGDSIGVANRVQRELGKALGFQLTGLTRKDKYMTLAGNEGVVPAAPKNN; from the exons ATGGCCATGAAGCCTTCATCATTCTCCAAGCCATTCCTCTccctgttcttcctcctcctgcggaagctcgccggccgccggcaccaTCGCGGCCGGATGGCGGCGACGAAGCCGaacccccctccgccgccgctgccgagctTGGACAGGCTACACGGCCGAACCCTGGTCGTCGACGTCGAGGCGTGGATCCTGCGCCCGCCGGTTTGCGCCTTCCCGTACTTCatgctcgtcgccgtcgaggccgGCGGGTTCCTCCGTgggctcctcctgctgctgctctacCCGCTGCTGTGCCTCCTAGGCGAAGGAGCGCGGGCTAGGGCCATGGCCACGGTGGCGCTCGTCGgcctggaggagaaggaggtCGCCCGGGTCGGCAGGGCGGTGCTGCCCAAGTTCTTcctggaggccgcggcggcggagggcgtggcggcggtgcgggcggcggcgcgggtggtggCGGTGAGCGCGACGTTCCCGAGGGTCATGGTGGACGGGTTCTTGAGGGAGTACGTCGGCGTGGACGCCGTCGTGGGGCCGGAGGTGAGGTCGGtcggcggcgtcctcgccgggctggtggacgaggaggacgccgccgagATGGCGGCGAAGAGGCTCCGGGCCCTGTTCGGCGCCgagctggaggcggcggggaagaAGGACGCCGGAAACGGCGCCGTGGGGCTCGTCGGGGCGGCGAGCAGCGGTAGGGTGCACTACCTTTTCTCTTCTTACTATTGCAAG GAAACTTTCGCTGTAAGCGAGGCCGACGCGCGGGGATGGCGACCGCTGCCCCGGGACAGGTACCCGAGGCCCCTCGTCTTCCACGACGGCCGCCTCGCCttcgcgccgacgccgccggccgcgctcgccaTGTACACCTTCCTCCCCTTCGCCGTCGCGCTCGTCACCTTCCGCACCgtcgccttctccttcctcccgtaCCGCGTCTGCTTCCCCGTCGGCGCGCTCACCGGCATGCACTaccgcctcgtcggcggccgcgTCCCCGGCCagagctcgggcggcggcgggcgcctgTACGTGTGCAACCACCGCACGCTGCTGGACCCGATcatcgtggcggcggcgctcgggaaGCCGGTGACGGCGGTGACGTACAGCCTGAGCCCGGTGTCGGAGCTGATCGCGCCGATCCGCACGGCGCGGCTGACGCGGGACCGGGAGGAGGACCGGCGCAAcatggcggcgctgctggcgcGCGGCGACCACCTGGTGGTGTGCCCGGAGGGGACGACGTGCCGGGAGGAGTACCTGCTCCGCCTCAGCCCGCTCTTCGCCGAGCTCGGCGCCGGCGTGAACCCCGTCGCGCTGGACACGCGCGTCGGCATGTTCTACGGCACCTCCACCAAGCCGGGGGCCAAGTGGATGGACCCCTTCTACTTCATGATGAACCCGAGGCCGGCGTACCGGGTGGAGTTCCTGCCGTGCGCCGctacggccgccgccggccgcggcgacaGCATCGGCGTCGCCAACCGGGTGCAGCGCGAGCTCGGCAAGGCGCTGGGGTTCCAGCTCACCGGGCTCACCAGGAAGGACAAGTACATGACGCTCGCCGGCAACGAAGGCGTTGTGCCGGCCGCTCCCAAAAACAACTGA